In Isoptericola jiangsuensis, the following proteins share a genomic window:
- a CDS encoding cell division protein FtsQ/DivIB has protein sequence MARVSTTMNDRLAERSAMRRHRSWRTVLVAVLVAALLGGAVWAAGWSDLLALDPAEVSVTGEGSTVDADAVRDVVLAAAGTPLPRVDTSAMSAEILALRGVKDVAVRRAWPQGVTVELTARVPVAAVPDGGSYVVVDAEGVRVATRSSAPRRLPVVSVPLDGDPDVLEAALAVVAVLPPKLAAQVEEVGATTQDDVETVLRDGTTVRWGGQERLELKVEVVRSLRKLAGDATVIDVSSPDLPVTR, from the coding sequence GTGGCGCGGGTCTCCACCACGATGAACGACCGGCTCGCGGAGCGGTCGGCCATGCGCCGGCACCGGTCGTGGCGGACGGTGCTGGTGGCGGTGCTGGTCGCGGCCCTGCTCGGCGGCGCGGTGTGGGCCGCGGGCTGGTCCGACCTGCTCGCCCTGGACCCGGCCGAGGTGTCGGTGACGGGGGAGGGGAGCACGGTCGACGCCGACGCGGTCCGCGACGTGGTGCTGGCGGCGGCGGGGACCCCGCTGCCGCGCGTGGACACCTCGGCGATGAGCGCGGAGATCCTCGCGCTGCGCGGTGTCAAGGACGTCGCCGTGCGGCGTGCCTGGCCGCAGGGCGTCACGGTGGAGCTCACGGCGCGCGTGCCCGTCGCGGCGGTGCCGGACGGCGGCTCGTACGTGGTGGTCGACGCCGAGGGCGTGCGGGTCGCGACCCGGTCCTCGGCGCCGCGCCGCCTGCCCGTGGTGTCGGTGCCGCTCGACGGGGACCCGGACGTGCTGGAGGCCGCGCTCGCCGTGGTGGCGGTGCTGCCTCCCAAGCTCGCCGCGCAGGTGGAGGAGGTGGGCGCGACCACCCAGGACGACGTCGAGACGGTGCTGCGGGACGGGACCACGGTGCGCTGGGGCGGGCAGGAGCGGCTCGAGCTCAAGGTGGAGGTCGTCCGGTCGCTGCGGAAGCTGGCGGGCGACGCGACGGTGATCGACGTGTCGTCACCGGACCTCCCGGTGACGCGATGA
- the ftsZ gene encoding cell division protein FtsZ: MATPQNYLAVIKVVGIGGGGVNAVNRMIEVGLKGVEFIAINTDAQALLMSDADVKLDVGRELTRGLGAGADPEVGRKAAEDHAEEIEDVLRGADMVFVTAGEGGGTGTGGAPVVARIARALGALTVGVVTRPFTFEGRRRSVQAEQGIEALREEVDTLIVIPNDRLLSMSDKNVSAIAAFHSADQVLHSGVQGITDLITTPGLINLDFADVKSVMQGAGSALMGIGSARGEDRAVQAAELAISSPLLEASIDGAHGVLLSIQGGSDLGLFEVHEAARLVQEAAHPEANIIFGTVIDDALGDEVRVTVIAAGFDGGVPKQREDSRALGQVTGASRPAVPAAPVTSATTPQAASPATAPVPAAEPAHARPRPIPAGPDDVPASLQPVAAAPRPAFTVVEDGVGEGVTVERPVEVPHVTERARPVEDLDVPDFLK, from the coding sequence GTGGCAACTCCGCAGAACTACCTGGCAGTGATCAAGGTGGTCGGCATCGGCGGCGGCGGCGTGAACGCCGTGAACCGCATGATCGAGGTCGGCCTCAAGGGTGTCGAGTTCATCGCCATCAACACCGACGCGCAGGCCCTGCTGATGTCGGACGCCGACGTCAAGCTCGACGTCGGCCGCGAGCTCACCCGCGGCCTCGGTGCCGGCGCCGACCCCGAGGTCGGGCGCAAGGCCGCCGAGGACCACGCCGAGGAGATCGAGGACGTCCTGCGCGGCGCCGACATGGTCTTCGTCACCGCGGGCGAGGGCGGCGGCACCGGCACCGGCGGCGCGCCGGTCGTCGCGCGGATCGCCCGGGCGCTCGGCGCGCTGACGGTCGGCGTCGTCACCCGGCCCTTCACCTTCGAGGGCCGCCGCCGCTCCGTGCAGGCCGAGCAGGGGATCGAGGCGCTCCGCGAGGAGGTCGACACCCTCATCGTCATCCCCAACGACCGGCTGCTGTCGATGTCCGACAAGAACGTCTCGGCCATCGCGGCGTTCCACTCGGCCGACCAGGTGCTGCACTCCGGCGTCCAGGGCATCACGGACCTCATCACCACCCCGGGTCTGATCAACCTCGACTTCGCGGACGTCAAGTCGGTCATGCAGGGCGCCGGGTCCGCCCTCATGGGCATCGGCTCCGCCCGCGGCGAGGACCGCGCGGTCCAGGCCGCCGAGCTCGCGATCTCCTCCCCGCTGCTGGAGGCCTCGATCGACGGCGCCCACGGCGTGCTGCTCTCCATCCAGGGCGGCTCCGACCTCGGCCTGTTCGAGGTCCACGAGGCCGCGCGTCTCGTCCAGGAGGCCGCGCACCCGGAGGCCAACATCATCTTCGGCACGGTCATCGACGACGCCCTCGGCGACGAGGTGCGCGTCACCGTCATCGCCGCCGGGTTCGACGGCGGCGTGCCCAAGCAGCGCGAGGACTCCCGCGCCCTGGGCCAGGTGACCGGCGCCTCCCGCCCGGCCGTGCCCGCCGCGCCGGTGACCTCCGCCACCACGCCGCAGGCCGCCTCGCCCGCCACGGCGCCGGTGCCCGCGGCCGAGCCGGCCCACGCCCGTCCGCGCCCCATCCCCGCCGGTCCGGACGACGTGCCCGCGAGCCTGCAGCCCGTCGCCGCGGCACCGCGGCCCGCGTTCACGGTCGTCGAGGACGGTGTCGGCGAGGGCGTCACGGTCGAGCGCCCCGTCGAGGTGCCGCACGTCACCGAGCGCGCGCGTCCCGTCGAGGACCTCGACGTCCCCGACTTCCTCAAGTGA
- a CDS encoding polyphenol oxidase family protein, with translation MTSSAWAQEALLPEDLGAGLLRVDLGDGVLAGFTTRHGGVSPAPWASLDLASSTGDDPARVRRNRDLLGGWLDAPVAFATQVHGDGVIELGPADRERWAQDPPESVGEADGLVTGAGGPALGVLVADCVPVVLADPVARVVGVAHAGRQGVVAGVVDRVVDAMLARGARTDDLRAAVGPAVCGDCYEVPETMRDEVTALVPAAWATTAAGTPGLDLPAAVLAGLAARDVRALRVERCTLTDPDLFSHRRATAAGTVAGRQAGVVVLT, from the coding sequence GTGACCTCCTCGGCGTGGGCGCAGGAGGCGTTGTTGCCGGAGGACCTGGGTGCCGGACTGCTGAGGGTCGACCTCGGCGACGGGGTGCTGGCCGGGTTCACCACGCGGCACGGCGGCGTCTCGCCCGCGCCCTGGGCGTCGCTCGACCTGGCGTCCTCGACCGGTGACGACCCGGCCCGGGTGCGCCGCAACCGCGACCTGCTCGGCGGCTGGCTCGACGCCCCCGTGGCGTTCGCCACGCAGGTCCACGGCGACGGCGTGATCGAGCTCGGGCCGGCCGACCGCGAGCGGTGGGCGCAGGACCCGCCGGAGTCGGTCGGCGAGGCCGACGGTCTGGTCACCGGCGCGGGCGGCCCGGCGCTCGGGGTGCTCGTCGCCGACTGCGTGCCCGTGGTCCTGGCCGATCCCGTCGCGCGCGTCGTCGGCGTGGCCCACGCCGGGCGCCAGGGGGTCGTCGCCGGGGTGGTGGACCGCGTCGTGGACGCGATGCTCGCCCGGGGCGCCCGGACGGACGACCTGCGGGCCGCCGTCGGGCCGGCGGTGTGCGGCGACTGCTACGAGGTGCCCGAGACCATGCGCGACGAGGTGACGGCCCTGGTCCCGGCCGCGTGGGCGACGACCGCCGCCGGTACCCCGGGTCTCGACCTCCCGGCCGCGGTGCTGGCCGGTCTGGCGGCGCGGGACGTCCGTGCGCTGCGGGTCGAGCGGTGCACCCTGACCGACCCCGACCTGTTCTCGCACCGGCGCGCCACCGCCGCCGGGACCGTCGCGGGGAGGCAGGCCGGTGTCGTCGTCCTCACCTGA
- a CDS encoding cell division protein SepF, whose product MGGALRKTMLYLGLADDQRPDGEYLEEYDEELEPVRDDDYQAEVTPLHREGVAEAYVGGDLRRITTIHPRSYNDARLIGEAFRGGTPVIMNLSDMDDADAKRLVDFSAGLIFGLHGAIERVTNKVFLLSPEHVEITGEENVTKRPEPRTGAFYNQS is encoded by the coding sequence ATGGGCGGAGCGCTTCGCAAGACGATGCTGTACCTGGGGCTGGCGGACGACCAGCGCCCCGACGGCGAGTACCTGGAGGAGTACGACGAGGAGCTGGAGCCGGTGCGTGACGACGACTACCAGGCCGAGGTGACCCCCTTGCACCGTGAGGGCGTGGCGGAGGCGTACGTCGGCGGCGACCTGCGCCGCATCACGACGATCCACCCTCGCTCGTACAACGACGCCCGCCTCATCGGCGAGGCGTTCCGCGGGGGCACGCCCGTGATCATGAACCTGTCGGACATGGACGACGCGGACGCGAAGCGGCTCGTCGACTTCTCCGCCGGCCTGATCTTCGGTCTGCACGGCGCCATCGAGCGGGTCACCAACAAGGTGTTCCTGCTCTCGCCGGAGCACGTCGAGATCACCGGCGAGGAGAACGTGACCAAGCGTCCCGAGCCCCGTACCGGCGCGTTCTACAACCAGAGCTGA
- a CDS encoding YggT family protein, with product MSVIFGLVALLLLLFLVCLVIRLVFDWVQVFARDWRPRGVVLLVAEAVYTVTDPPLRLLRKVIPPLTLGSVRLDLAFLVLFLATSILLNVANGIAASY from the coding sequence GTGAGCGTGATCTTCGGCCTCGTCGCCCTCCTCCTGCTGCTGTTCCTCGTGTGCCTGGTGATCCGGCTGGTCTTCGACTGGGTGCAGGTGTTCGCGCGCGACTGGCGTCCTCGCGGCGTCGTGCTCCTGGTGGCCGAGGCGGTGTACACCGTCACGGACCCGCCGCTGCGCCTGCTGCGCAAGGTGATCCCGCCGCTGACCCTCGGCAGCGTGCGGCTGGACCTGGCGTTCCTCGTGCTGTTCCTCGCGACCTCGATCCTGCTCAACGTCGCGAACGGCATCGCCGCCAGCTACTGA
- a CDS encoding DivIVA domain-containing protein: MALLTAEDILNKKFSATKFREGYDVEEVDDFLDEVVRTLTSVQEENDDLRSKLAAAERRVAELSRNDAAQQSEKVEAPAPAPVVAPVVGDKSHPEPESATGMLQLAQKLHDDYVRSGQEEGDRLISEAKAEGTRIVREAEETSHRTLSQLEQERSLLERKIDELRLFERDYRTRLKSFLQNLLGDLDARGSALPPQRQNAAAGRSQDL; the protein is encoded by the coding sequence ATGGCACTGCTCACGGCAGAGGACATCCTCAACAAGAAGTTCTCGGCGACGAAGTTCCGCGAGGGCTACGACGTGGAGGAGGTCGACGACTTCCTCGACGAGGTCGTGCGCACCCTGACGTCGGTGCAGGAGGAGAACGACGACCTCCGCTCGAAGCTCGCCGCCGCGGAGCGCCGCGTGGCCGAGCTCAGCCGCAACGACGCCGCGCAGCAGTCGGAGAAGGTCGAGGCCCCGGCGCCGGCCCCCGTCGTCGCGCCCGTGGTCGGCGACAAGTCGCACCCCGAGCCGGAGTCCGCCACGGGCATGCTCCAGCTCGCCCAGAAGCTCCACGACGACTACGTGCGCTCGGGCCAGGAGGAGGGCGACCGCCTGATCTCCGAGGCCAAGGCCGAGGGCACGCGGATCGTGCGCGAGGCGGAGGAGACGAGCCACCGCACGCTGTCGCAGCTCGAGCAGGAGCGGTCGCTCCTGGAGCGCAAGATCGACGAGCTGCGCCTGTTCGAGCGGGACTACCGCACCCGTCTCAAGAGCTTCCTCCAGAACCTCCTGGGCGACCTCGACGCGCGGGGCTCCGCCCTGCCGCCGCAGCGCCAGAACGCCGCTGCCGGGCGTTCGCAGGACCTCTGA
- a CDS encoding TraR/DksA family transcriptional regulator, protein MAKISTTQRSTIREEFPNLARDVKDFPVRDGEEPWTLAEVTELVALLLDDKARYTEELAAADAELSDLLRNSGDGAGDDQADYGSSALEREQELTLVNNLRDLLAQTSHALERIRKGTYATCEISGAPIGKARLQAFPRATLSVEAKAREERR, encoded by the coding sequence ATGGCCAAGATCTCCACCACCCAGCGGTCGACGATCCGCGAGGAGTTTCCCAACCTCGCGCGCGACGTCAAGGACTTCCCGGTGCGCGACGGCGAGGAGCCGTGGACGCTGGCGGAGGTCACCGAGCTGGTGGCGCTGCTGCTGGACGACAAGGCGCGGTACACCGAGGAGCTGGCCGCGGCGGACGCCGAGCTGAGCGACCTGCTGCGCAACTCCGGTGACGGCGCCGGCGACGACCAGGCGGACTACGGCTCCAGCGCGCTGGAGCGCGAGCAGGAGCTCACCCTGGTGAACAACCTGCGCGACCTGCTCGCGCAGACCTCGCACGCCCTGGAGCGCATCCGCAAGGGCACCTACGCCACCTGCGAGATCTCCGGGGCGCCGATCGGCAAGGCGCGCCTGCAGGCGTTCCCCCGGGCGACCCTGTCGGTGGAGGCGAAGGCGCGCGAGGAGCGTCGCTAG
- the lspA gene encoding signal peptidase II — protein sequence MSTTPAGADPVPETPDEPVLETTSPDDTAAARHRRRLATWAWALAAAVLVVDQLTKWWALSALTVGERIDLLGDLLGLTLVFNDGAALSIGGGGYTWALTIVVVAVVVVIVRAMRRIGSRGWALSLGLLLGGALGNLADRFFREPGFARGEVVDMIAYANFFVGNVADIAIVVAAGMIIVLSFRGIGLDGSRQGEDVR from the coding sequence ATGTCCACGACGCCCGCCGGGGCCGACCCGGTTCCCGAGACCCCTGACGAGCCCGTCCTCGAGACGACGTCCCCCGACGACACCGCCGCGGCACGGCACCGTCGTCGCCTCGCGACCTGGGCGTGGGCCCTGGCCGCGGCGGTGCTGGTCGTCGACCAGCTCACCAAGTGGTGGGCGCTGTCGGCGCTCACCGTGGGGGAGCGGATCGACCTGCTGGGCGACCTGCTCGGCCTGACCCTCGTCTTCAACGACGGCGCCGCGCTGTCCATCGGCGGCGGTGGGTACACCTGGGCCCTGACGATCGTCGTCGTGGCCGTCGTGGTGGTGATCGTGCGGGCCATGCGCCGCATCGGGTCGCGGGGCTGGGCGCTGTCGCTGGGCCTGCTGCTGGGCGGCGCGCTGGGCAACCTGGCCGACCGGTTCTTCCGGGAGCCGGGCTTCGCGCGCGGCGAGGTCGTCGACATGATCGCCTACGCGAACTTCTTCGTGGGCAACGTCGCGGACATCGCGATCGTCGTGGCGGCGGGCATGATCATCGTCCTGTCGTTCCGGGGGATCGGGCTGGACGGGTCGCGCCAGGGCGAGGACGTCCGCTGA
- a CDS encoding RluA family pseudouridine synthase encodes MALRTLPVPDGLAGERVDVALARMLGFSRTQAADLAAAGAVRLDGREVGKSERLVADAWLEVDVPDGPAPGTEVVAEPVEGMGIAYEDDDVVVVDKPVGVAAHPSPGWTGPTVVGALAAAGYRVSTSGAAERQGIVHRLDVGTSGLMVVAKSELAYTGLKRAFKERTVDKVYHALAQGHPEPTSGTIDAPIGRHPHHDYRFAVVADGKHSVTHYEVLEMLPAASLVEVHLETGRTHQIRVHFSALRHPLVGDVTYGADPVLASRVGLGRQWLHAMRLGFEHPVTGAWVEVSSEYPDDLQHALDVVRGAYA; translated from the coding sequence ATGGCGCTGCGCACCCTGCCGGTGCCGGACGGGCTCGCGGGCGAGCGCGTCGACGTCGCCCTCGCCCGGATGCTCGGGTTCTCACGGACCCAGGCCGCGGACCTCGCGGCGGCGGGCGCGGTACGCCTGGACGGCCGGGAGGTCGGCAAGTCCGAGCGCCTGGTCGCGGACGCCTGGCTGGAGGTCGACGTGCCGGACGGCCCGGCGCCCGGCACGGAGGTGGTGGCCGAGCCCGTCGAGGGCATGGGCATCGCCTACGAGGACGACGACGTCGTCGTGGTCGACAAGCCGGTCGGGGTCGCGGCGCACCCGTCGCCGGGCTGGACGGGACCGACGGTGGTCGGCGCGCTGGCCGCCGCCGGGTACCGGGTCTCGACGTCGGGCGCGGCGGAGCGGCAGGGGATCGTGCACCGGCTGGACGTCGGCACGTCCGGGCTCATGGTCGTGGCGAAGTCGGAGCTGGCCTACACGGGCCTCAAGCGTGCCTTCAAGGAGCGCACGGTCGACAAGGTCTACCACGCGCTGGCGCAGGGTCACCCGGAGCCGACGTCCGGCACGATCGACGCGCCCATCGGCCGGCACCCGCACCACGACTACAGGTTCGCCGTGGTCGCGGACGGCAAGCACTCGGTGACGCACTACGAGGTCCTCGAGATGCTGCCCGCGGCGTCGCTGGTCGAGGTGCACCTGGAGACCGGCCGCACGCACCAGATCCGCGTGCACTTCTCCGCGCTGCGGCACCCGCTGGTCGGGGACGTCACCTACGGCGCCGACCCGGTCCTCGCGTCCCGGGTGGGCCTGGGGCGCCAGTGGCTGCACGCGATGCGGCTCGGCTTCGAGCACCCGGTGACGGGTGCGTGGGTCGAGGTGTCGAGCGAGTACCCCGACGACCTGCAGCACGCGCTGGACGTCGTGCGCGGCGCGTACGCCTGA
- a CDS encoding adenylyl cyclase yields MTTTTVPAPTPARRRRWAPGIAAGAALVTALAASTAAQAAPTPDVDPRHPDFGPNVTIFGPDTPQDEIEATLDALHARQVDAEMSTDRYGVYFLPGSYGSVADPLQFNVGYYTEVAGLGAQPGDVEIDGAIEVYNRCLGDDANPNCIALVNFWRTLANLRLTTDGAGQDGCRASANFWAVSQAVSMRRLDVEGFVSLMDYCTAGPQYASGGFIADSRFDTAPLNGSQQQWLTRNSEMPSWSNAVWNQVFSGVVGAPDDSAFPDPPYTTLDETPVSREKPYLFVDDAGRYNVRVPAARTATRGVSWADGLTPGRTVPITDFFVAKPSDSVATINNALSRGKNLLLTPGVYDVAQTIKVKRADTVVLGMGHATLTAVGGAVPLEVADVPGAIVAGVSIDAGDVESPALLRVGKAHGNNHRSDAANPVTLSDVYFRVGGPHVGKVDVALEINADDVLVDHTWVWRGDHGVEGFTEGVNGDTDRWRTNTGRNGVVVNGDRVTATGLFVEHFQENNTVWNGEDGTVVLYQNELPYDPPTQADWTQPDGTLGWEGYKVADDVRRHALYGAGVYVFNQNNPSIVTENGFSVPDAPGVRLHHVMTVNLSAGTVRHVVNGVGDQVDDTNTGTPSFVVDYPAP; encoded by the coding sequence ATGACCACCACCACCGTGCCGGCACCGACGCCGGCCCGCCGCCGCCGCTGGGCGCCGGGCATCGCCGCAGGAGCCGCGCTCGTGACAGCACTGGCCGCCTCGACCGCCGCGCAGGCGGCGCCCACCCCGGACGTGGACCCCCGCCACCCCGACTTCGGCCCGAACGTCACGATCTTCGGCCCCGACACCCCGCAGGACGAGATCGAGGCCACCCTCGACGCCCTGCACGCGCGCCAGGTCGACGCCGAGATGAGCACCGACCGCTACGGCGTGTACTTCCTGCCCGGCAGCTACGGGTCGGTCGCCGACCCGCTGCAGTTCAACGTGGGCTACTACACCGAGGTCGCGGGGCTCGGCGCGCAGCCTGGCGACGTCGAGATCGACGGCGCCATCGAGGTCTACAACCGCTGCCTCGGCGACGACGCGAACCCCAACTGCATCGCCCTGGTCAACTTCTGGCGGACGCTCGCCAACCTCCGCCTCACCACGGACGGCGCCGGGCAGGACGGCTGCCGGGCCTCGGCCAACTTCTGGGCCGTGTCCCAGGCCGTGTCGATGCGCCGGCTCGACGTCGAGGGCTTCGTGTCCCTCATGGACTACTGCACCGCCGGGCCGCAGTACGCCAGCGGTGGGTTCATCGCGGACTCCCGGTTCGACACCGCGCCGCTCAACGGCTCGCAGCAGCAGTGGCTCACCCGCAACAGCGAGATGCCGTCCTGGTCGAACGCCGTGTGGAACCAGGTGTTCTCCGGCGTCGTCGGCGCGCCGGACGACTCGGCGTTCCCCGACCCGCCCTACACCACGCTCGACGAGACCCCGGTCAGCCGCGAGAAGCCGTACCTGTTCGTCGACGACGCGGGCCGGTACAACGTGCGGGTGCCCGCCGCGCGCACCGCGACGCGCGGCGTCTCCTGGGCGGACGGGCTGACGCCGGGCCGCACCGTGCCGATCACGGACTTCTTCGTCGCGAAGCCGTCCGACTCGGTCGCCACGATCAACAACGCGCTGTCGCGCGGCAAGAACCTCCTGCTCACCCCGGGCGTCTACGACGTCGCGCAGACCATCAAGGTCAAGCGCGCCGACACCGTCGTGCTCGGCATGGGGCACGCGACCCTCACCGCGGTCGGCGGCGCCGTCCCGCTGGAGGTCGCGGACGTCCCCGGGGCGATCGTGGCGGGTGTGTCGATCGACGCGGGCGACGTCGAGTCCCCGGCGCTGCTGCGCGTGGGCAAGGCGCACGGGAACAACCACCGCTCGGACGCCGCGAACCCCGTGACGCTCTCGGACGTGTACTTCCGCGTGGGCGGGCCGCACGTCGGCAAGGTGGACGTGGCCCTGGAGATCAACGCCGACGACGTGCTCGTCGACCACACGTGGGTGTGGCGCGGCGACCACGGCGTGGAGGGCTTCACCGAGGGCGTCAACGGCGACACCGACCGGTGGCGCACCAACACCGGCCGCAACGGCGTCGTGGTCAACGGCGACCGCGTGACCGCCACGGGCCTGTTCGTCGAGCACTTCCAGGAGAACAACACCGTCTGGAACGGCGAGGACGGCACGGTCGTGCTCTACCAGAACGAGCTGCCGTACGACCCGCCGACGCAGGCCGACTGGACCCAGCCGGACGGCACGCTGGGCTGGGAGGGCTACAAGGTCGCCGACGACGTCCGCCGGCACGCGCTGTACGGGGCCGGGGTGTACGTGTTCAACCAGAACAACCCCTCGATCGTCACCGAGAACGGCTTCTCGGTGCCGGACGCGCCCGGGGTGCGGCTGCACCACGTCATGACGGTCAACCTGTCGGCCGGGACGGTCCGGCACGTCGTCAACGGCGTGGGCGACCAGGTGGACGACACGAACACCGGCACGCCGTCGTTCGTCGTCGACTACCCGGCGCCCTGA
- a CDS encoding LacI family DNA-binding transcriptional regulator, with product MPSVTSADVARAAGVSRTTVSYVLNDTPGVSVSQATRQHVRDTAARLGYAPSAAARTLRRGRSDLVVCVLPDWPTGPVVDLLLDHLTDVLAERGLFVLVHHHRDSRALTDLWRAVTPRAVVGLAPFTPDEARAMAQAGIVVVGTVQTTDDDAFDRSQHDLAALQVDHLAARGHRRVAVAATDDPRLARFAQARLAGVRDACAARSLPAPVSAPVPVDRPATDVVRDWHETGVTAVAAYNDEVALAVLAGAREAGLDVPADLAVIGVDDSPAARVSAPPLTTVAQPILAQSDHLAAGVLAAIDGTAAPSWPADPAVVVVRGSA from the coding sequence GTGCCGTCAGTGACCAGCGCGGACGTCGCGCGCGCGGCGGGCGTGTCCCGCACGACCGTGAGCTACGTGCTCAACGACACCCCCGGCGTCTCGGTGTCGCAGGCCACCCGCCAGCACGTGCGCGACACCGCCGCCCGGCTCGGGTACGCGCCGTCGGCGGCCGCCCGGACCCTGCGCCGGGGCCGCAGCGACCTCGTCGTGTGCGTGCTGCCGGACTGGCCCACGGGCCCCGTGGTCGACCTCCTGCTCGACCACCTCACCGACGTCCTCGCCGAGCGCGGCCTGTTCGTGCTCGTCCACCACCACCGCGACTCGCGCGCGCTGACGGACCTCTGGCGGGCCGTGACACCGCGGGCCGTCGTCGGGCTCGCCCCCTTCACGCCCGACGAGGCCCGGGCGATGGCACAGGCCGGGATCGTCGTCGTCGGCACCGTCCAGACGACCGACGACGACGCGTTCGACCGCTCGCAGCACGACCTCGCCGCGCTGCAGGTCGACCACCTCGCCGCGCGCGGCCACCGCCGCGTCGCCGTGGCCGCCACCGACGACCCCCGCCTGGCGCGGTTCGCGCAGGCCCGGCTCGCCGGCGTGCGCGACGCCTGCGCCGCCCGCTCGCTGCCCGCGCCGGTGTCCGCGCCCGTGCCCGTCGACCGCCCGGCCACCGACGTCGTGCGGGACTGGCACGAGACCGGGGTGACGGCCGTGGCCGCCTACAACGACGAGGTCGCCCTCGCCGTGCTGGCCGGGGCGCGGGAGGCGGGTCTCGACGTCCCCGCGGACCTCGCGGTCATCGGCGTCGACGACTCCCCCGCCGCCCGGGTCTCGGCACCCCCGCTGACGACGGTCGCGCAGCCGATCCTGGCGCAGTCCGACCACCTCGCCGCCGGTGTGCTCGCCGCGATCGACGGCACCGCGGCGCCGTCGTGGCCCGCGGACCCCGCGGTCGTGGTCGTGCGCGGCTCCGCCTGA